GATGTCGGCGGCGGTGTTGTCGCTCACGGACATCGTCATGAGGGCGAGATCGCGCAGGCTCAGCTCCACGTCGTCGTGGAAGCCGGCCGTTCCCGTACCGCCGAGCCGGTCGGCGGCGCGTACGACGGCCCGTTCGGCCGGATCGAGCTGCCCGGCGGCGGCCTGCCGGAAGAACTCCAGCACCAGCAGCACCTTCACCACGGAGGCCAGGACCACGGGCTCGTCCTCCGCGTGGCCGGCGGCGCGCCCGCAGTCGACGCAGCGGGCGTGCAACCACAGGCGGGCGCCGAGGAGTTCGAAGCGGTGGGGGAGGTCGGGAGGGTACGGGATTTCGCCGCCGGGGACGAGGAGTTCGGGAGGGTCGGGGAGTTCGCCGGTGGGTGTGATGTCCGTTCCGTTCATGAGCGCTCGTACACCGCGTTCCAGGGGCGGGGAGCGGGCTCGGCAACCGGTCCGGAAGCGGCCAGGGCACCGCCCTCGTGACCGCGCAGAATCCCTGTCGCCGCCCGCACCAGCGGCGCCACCGCCGGGTGCGGCGCCCGCGCCGGCCACGCGAAGACCAGCCGCCACAGCGGCGCGCGGGGTGCCAACGGGCGCCAGACCACCCGTGGTTCCTTCCGCGCGATCGCCGGGTGGCTGAAGGCGACCCCGTGCCCGGCGATGACCAGGCCGAGCATCACCTCGGGGCTGCGCGCCGTCGAAACCCGCACCGGGTGGAAACCCTCGTCACGGCAGGCCGCGAGCGTCGCGTCGTACAGCGCGGGCGCCGCCTCGCGCGGATACGTGACCAGCGCCCGGCCCGCCAGCTCGGCGAGTGTGATGTCGCCACCGGAGGCCGCCTCTCCCGCGAGTGGCGGGACGCGCGGCAGCACGACCCCCAGCGGAGGCTCGATCACCGGGCCGCTCTCCAGACCGGCGGCGGGATCGAGCGGATGGTGGACGAGCCCGGCGTCCAGACCGTGCCCGGCCAGCAGTTGCAGCTGCTCGGCGGTGGTGAACTCGCTCAGTTCCAGTTGGACTTCGGGTGCCAGCGCGGCGAACTCGGTGAGTACGGCCCC
This window of the Streptomyces niveus genome carries:
- a CDS encoding LysR family transcriptional regulator, whose protein sequence is MDLLRQLRHFTVVGEELHFGRAAERLGMAQPPLSQRIRELERELGVELFDRSRRQVRLTPAGAVLLDEARELLAGVTRMRELVARAGRGEYGTLRVGVPPELPGSVLGAVLTEFAALAPEVQLELSEFTTAEQLQLLAGHGLDAGLVHHPLDPAAGLESGPVIEPPLGVVLPRVPPLAGEAASGGDITLAELAGRALVTYPREAAPALYDATLAACRDEGFHPVRVSTARSPEVMLGLVIAGHGVAFSHPAIARKEPRVVWRPLAPRAPLWRLVFAWPARAPHPAVAPLVRAATGILRGHEGGALAASGPVAEPAPRPWNAVYERS